CTTCTTCGCCTCGATGAGGGCGTCGACGCCGTACAGGGCCACGCGGCGGTAGTCGCCGATGATGCGGCCGCGGCCGTAGGCGTCGGGCAGGCCGGTGACGATGTGCGCGCTGCGGGCGGCGCGGACGTCGGGCGGGTAGACGTCGAAGACGCCCTGGTTGTGGGTCTTGCGGTAGGTGGTGAAGACCTGCTCGAGCAGCGGGTCGACCTCGAACCCGTAGGTCTTGAGCGAGGTGGCGACCATCCGCCAGCCGCCGTAGGGCATGATCGCGCGCTTGAGCGGCGCGTCGGTCTGCAGGCCGACGATGAGCTCACGGTCCTGGTCGATGTAGCCCGGGGCGTGGGACGTGATGGTCGAGGGCGTCGTCGCGTCGACGTCGTAGACGCCCTTGGCGCGCTCCTCGGGGAACATCTTCGACAGGGTGCGCCAGATGTGGGTGGTGCGCTCGGTCGGTCCGGCGAGGAAGGAGTCGTCGCCGTCGTAAGGGGTGTAGTTCCGCTGGATGAAGTCGCGGACGTCGACGGACTCCTGCCACGGCCCGGGGGTGAATCCTCGCCAAGCGTCGGCCGACTGCAGTGCCTCGTCGATGGTGGTCGTGGCCATTAGTGCCTCCCTCTCCTCCCGGCGGTTGCCGGTTGTGTCCACCGTACGAATCGGACAGGTCATCCGCATGGGACCTAGGACCACGCGGCCGCGTAAGCACTCTCACACGCGCACACCGATGGTGACACCGGACACCGTCAGGCGCGAGGCTCGTGCTCGACGACGTCGTGCGCGGCGGTGAGTGCGGCGACGGCGCCGGCCGCCTGGCGGGCGACGTCCTGGGCCTGCAGGTGGTAGCGCTCGACGATCGAGGCGCGGCTGGCGTGCTCGAGGAACTCGTGCGGCAGGCCGTGGGTCTGGACCGGGACGGCATGCCCGGCCTCGGCGAGGGCGTCGCGCACGGCGCTGCCGATCCCGCCGGTGCCCAGACCGTCCTCGATGACGACGACGAGGTCGTGCTTGGCGGCCAGGTCGAGGAGGTCCTCGCTCACCGGAAGCACCCAGCGGGGGTCGACGACGGTGGAGCCGATGCCCTGGGCCTCCAGCGCCTGCCCGACGGCGACGGCAGTGGGCGCCATGGCGCCCACACCGACGACGAGCGTGCGTGGTCCGCCGTCGCCGGCGGTGCGGGTGAGGACGTCCACGCTGCCCTCGCGCCCGATCGCGGGCAGCGGCCCGGGCAGCGAGCCCTTCGGGTAGCGCACGACCGTGGGGGCGTCGTCGACCTCGACGGCCTCGCGCAGCTCGGCGCGCAGGGTGGCCTCGTCACGCGGCGCGGCCAGGCGCAGGCGCGGCACCGTCCGCAGGAGCGCGAGGTCCCACATGCCGTTGTGGCTGGCGCCGTCGTCGCCGGTGATGCCGGCGCGGTCCAGGACGATGGTGACGCCCGCGCGGTGGAGCGCGACGTCCATGAGGAGCTGGTCGTAGGCGCGGTTGAGGAACGTCGCGTAGAGGGCGACGACGGGGTGCAGTCCGGCGAAGGCCATCCCGGCGGCGGCCGTGAGCGCGTGCTGCTCGGCGATGCCCACGTCGATGACGCGGTCGGGGAACTCCTCGGCCATCGGGGCGAGGCCGACGGGGGCGAGCATGGCGGCGGTGACCGCGACGACGTCGCTGCGCTGCCGGGCGATCTCGACGATCTCCTCGGCGAACACCGACGTCCAGCCGAAGCGCGAGGGCGTGACGGGCAGGCCGGTCTCGGGGTGGATGACGCCGACGGCGTGGAAGCGGTCGGCGACGTCCTCCATGGCCGGGGTGTACCCGCGGCCCTTCTCGGTGATGGCGTGGACGATGACCGGGCTGCCGAACGCCTTGGCGCGACGCAGCGCGAACTCCATGGCGGGCAGGTCGTGGCCGTCGACGGGGCCGATGTACTTGATGCCGAGGTCCTCGAAGAGGCCCTGCGGGGCGAGGACGTCCTTCATGCCCTTCTTCAGGCCGTGGAGGGCGTCGTAGGTGACCCGTCCGGGCGGGCCGCTGCGCTGGAGTGCGCGCTTGCCCCAGCCGAGGACCTTCTCGTAGCCGCGCGCGGTGCGCAGCGCGTCGAGGTGGTGGGCCAGGCCGCCGATCGTCGGCGCGTAGGAGCGGCCGTTGTCGTTGACGATGATGACGAGACGGCGGTCCTGCGCCTCGGCGATGTTGTTCAGCGCCTCCCAGGCCATACCGCCGGTGAGGGCGCCGTCACCGATGACCGCGACGACGTGCCGGTCGGTCTGCCCGGTGAGCTCGTGGGCGCGGGCGATCCCGTCGGCCCAGGACAGCGCCGTCGAGGCGTGGGAGTTCTCGACGATGTCGTGCTCGGACTCCGAGCGGCTCGGGTAGCCCGAGATGCCGCCCTCCTTGCGCAGCTCGGCGAAGTCCTGTCGCCCGGTGAGGAGCTTGTGGACGTAGGCCTGGTGTCCGGTGTCGAAGACGATCCGGTCGCGCGGGGAGGTGAAGACGCGGTGGACGGCGAGGGTGAGCTCGACAACCCCGAGGTTCGGGCCGAGGTGCCCGCCGGTCTTCGCGACGGACTCGACGAGGTAGTCGCGCACCTCCTCGGCCAGCACCTCGAGCTCGGAGGTGGTGAGGGAGCGCAGGTCAGCGGGCCTGCGGATGCGTCCGAGCTGGCTCATCGCTCCCCTTTCCGGTCAGACGACAAATCGCTTCCTCACCTTACGTCCGACGAACGCCCGCCGCGACAACGCCCCGGGCACCAGGAAGGGTGAGATTACCCGCTCCGGAGGTCAGGGAGCGGCACGGACCAGGTCGGTGAGGACGAAGATCTCCGCGCCATGGTGGATGAGCTCACGGTTCATGTGGAGGACGAGGTGCCCGAAGGGTGAGGCGGCGTCGATCTCGGTCGCCTGGCTCAGGCCCACCGTCATGAAGTCCTCGTCATCGACGGACTCCACCCCGGTGCGCCACGCCTCGACCCAGCGGGCGAGCTCGGCGCGGGCTGCGTCGACCTCGCCGTGGACGACGGCGTCGGCACGGCGCCGGCGCCGCTCGCCGAACGTCCACTCCCACCGCTCGAAGTACGCCTCGGTGAGGTGGGCGACGAGCCAGGCGATGCTGCGCGGGCCGGGGTGGTCCTCGGCGCCGGGCCACTCGGCGACCCACTCCCCCGTGCCCAGGGTGCGCGGCGTGCGCTCCTCACCGCGGCGCACGACGTTGAGCGTGCCGGGTCGCGGCTCCCAGGTGAACTCCTCCTGGGTGACGCTCGCCAGCCGCCCGGCGAGCTCGACCCAGGAGAAGCCGAGCTGCCCGAGCGCCATCGCCCTGGGCGTGGGCACGGACAGGATCGACCAGTCGAGCTCCGGCAGTCCTCCGGTGGCCTCGCTCATGGACCTTTCCTCCTTCGCCGGCCGCGGCCCGTGCCGAGATCAGGAACGCCGACGGTACCGCCGCGCCCGCTGGTGCGGGAGCGAACGGTACCGTCGGCGTGCTGCGCGGGTCAGGCGGTCTTCGCCAGGCTCCGCAGGACGTACTGGAGGATGCCGCCGTTGCGGAAGTAGTCCGCCTCGCCGGGGGTGTCGATGCGCACGACGGCGTCGAACTCCACCGAGGTGCCGTCCTCCTTCGCGGCGGTCACCTTGACCGTGCGGGGCGTGCGGCCCTCGTTGAGCTCGGTGATGCCCGAGATCCCGTAGGTCTCGGTGCCGTCGAGCCCGAGGGACTCGGCGTTCTCACCGGCCGGGAACTGCAGGGGCAGGACGCCCATGCCGATGAGGTTGGAGCGGTGGATGCGCTCGAAGCTCTCGGCGATGACGGCCTTGATGCCGAGGAGCGTCGTGCCCTTGGCCGCCCAGTCGCGCGAGGACCCGGAGCCGTACTCCTTGCCGCCGAGGACGACGAGCGGGACGCCGGCCTCCTGGTAGGCCATCGAGGCGTCGTAGATCGAGTCCTGCTCACCGGTGAGGAAGTTCTTGGTGAACCCGCCCTCGACGCCGTCGAGGAGCTGGTTGCGCAGGCGGATGTTGGCGAAGGTGCCGCGGATCATCACCTCGTGGTTGCCGCGGCGCGAGCCGTAGGAGTTGAAGTCCTTGCGGGCGACGCCGTGCTCGGCGAGGTAGCGCCCGGCGGGACTGTCGGGCTTGATGGCACCGGCCGGGGAGATGTGGTCGGTGGTCACCGAGTCGCCGAGCTTGGCGAGGACGCGCGCGCCGGAGATGTCGGAGACGGGCTCCGGCTCGGCCGCCATGCCCTCGAAGTACGGGGGCTTGCGGACGTAGGTCGACTCCGCGTCCCACGCGAAGGTGTTGCCCTCCGGGGTGGGCAGGGACTGCCAGCGCTCGTCGCCGGCGAAGACGTCGGCGTAGTCCTCCTCGAACATCTCCTGGCTCACGGCACCGGCGATGACGGCGTCGATCTCGGCCGGGCTGGGCCAGATGTCGCGCAGGTAGACGTCGTTGCCGTCCTTGTCCTGCCCGAGCGGCTGGGCCTCGAAGTCGAAGTCCATCGTCCCGGCGAGGCCGTAGGCGATGACGAGCGGAGGGGAGGCGAGGTAGTTCATCTTCGTGTCCGGGTTGATCCGGCCCTCGAAGTTGCGGTTGCCGGACAGCACCGCGGCGACGGCGAGGTCGTTGTCGTTGACCGCCTGGGAGATCTCCTCCGGCAGCGGGCCGGAGTTGCCGATGCACGTCGTGCAGCCGTAGCCGACGAGGTGGTAGCCGAGCTTCTCGAGGTAGGGCCACACGCCGGCCTTCTCGTA
Above is a genomic segment from Georgenia wutianyii containing:
- the dxs gene encoding 1-deoxy-D-xylulose-5-phosphate synthase, which translates into the protein MSQLGRIRRPADLRSLTTSELEVLAEEVRDYLVESVAKTGGHLGPNLGVVELTLAVHRVFTSPRDRIVFDTGHQAYVHKLLTGRQDFAELRKEGGISGYPSRSESEHDIVENSHASTALSWADGIARAHELTGQTDRHVVAVIGDGALTGGMAWEALNNIAEAQDRRLVIIVNDNGRSYAPTIGGLAHHLDALRTARGYEKVLGWGKRALQRSGPPGRVTYDALHGLKKGMKDVLAPQGLFEDLGIKYIGPVDGHDLPAMEFALRRAKAFGSPVIVHAITEKGRGYTPAMEDVADRFHAVGVIHPETGLPVTPSRFGWTSVFAEEIVEIARQRSDVVAVTAAMLAPVGLAPMAEEFPDRVIDVGIAEQHALTAAAGMAFAGLHPVVALYATFLNRAYDQLLMDVALHRAGVTIVLDRAGITGDDGASHNGMWDLALLRTVPRLRLAAPRDEATLRAELREAVEVDDAPTVVRYPKGSLPGPLPAIGREGSVDVLTRTAGDGGPRTLVVGVGAMAPTAVAVGQALEAQGIGSTVVDPRWVLPVSEDLLDLAAKHDLVVVIEDGLGTGGIGSAVRDALAEAGHAVPVQTHGLPHEFLEHASRASIVERYHLQAQDVARQAAGAVAALTAAHDVVEHEPRA
- a CDS encoding DinB family protein, whose amino-acid sequence is MSEATGGLPELDWSILSVPTPRAMALGQLGFSWVELAGRLASVTQEEFTWEPRPGTLNVVRRGEERTPRTLGTGEWVAEWPGAEDHPGPRSIAWLVAHLTEAYFERWEWTFGERRRRRADAVVHGEVDAARAELARWVEAWRTGVESVDDEDFMTVGLSQATEIDAASPFGHLVLHMNRELIHHGAEIFVLTDLVRAAP